The DNA region ATTAGTATCAGCTAANNNNNNNNNNNNNNNNNNNNNNNNNNNNNNNNNNNNNNNNNNNNNNNNNNNNNNNNNNNNNNNNNNNNNNNNNNNNNNNNNNNNNNNNNNNNNNNNNNNNNNNNNNNNNNNNNNNNNNNNNNNNNNNNNNNNNNNNNNNNNNNNNNNNNNNNNNNNNNNNNNNNNNNNNNNNNNNNNNNNNNNNNNNNNNNNNNNNNNNNNNNNNNNNNNNNNNNNNNNNNNNNNNNNNNNNNNNNNNNNNNNNNNNNNNNNNNNNNNNNNNNNNNNNNNNNNNNNNNNNNNNNNNNNNNNNNNNNNNNNNNNNNNNNNNNNNNNNNNNNNNNNNNNNNNNNNNNNNNNNNNNNNNNNNNNNNNNNNNNNNNNNNNNNNNNNNNNNNNNNNNNNNNNNNNNNNNNNNNNNNNNNNNNNNNNNNNNNNNNNNNNNNNNNNNNNNNNNNNNNNNNNNNNNNNNNNNNNNNNNNNNNNNNNNNNNNNNNNNNNNNNNNNNNNNNNNNNNNNNNNNNNNNNNNNNNNNNNNNNNNNNNNNNNNNNNNNNNNNNNNNNNNNNNNNNNNNNNNNNNNNNNNNNNNNNNNNNNNNNNNNNNNNNNNNNNNNNNNNNNNNNNNNNNNNNNNNNNNNNNNNNNNNNNNNNNNNNNNNNNNNNNNNNNNNNNNNNNNNNNNNNNNNNNNNNNNNNNNNNNNNNNNNNNNNNNNAGGTGACTCCTAGCCATGAAGACACTtgtcctcctctctgctcttgtcCTGCTGGCCTTCCAGGTCCAGGCTAACCCTATCCAAGAGAGAGATGAACAGACTAAATCTGAGGAGCAGCCAGGAGAAGAGGGCCAGGGTGTCTTTTCTGAAGGCCCAGAAGGCTCTCCTATTCAAGATGCAGGTGAGTGCTGGTACCCAGTGTGATGGAGGCTTGGAGTCTCCTGAGGCAGGGTTGAAGATGAGCCCTGCCATCCTGTCAAGGCATTCTGGTTAAGGTAGTTGTCCTTTGATCCTCTAATATCTTTCCTGTCTTTCACAGAAGTAACAGTGAGAGTCAATCCAGTGTacatgattttcttcctttttaaggtTTTGATCTAAAAATTTGTCTGtgaaaaatcttcaaaatatagAACATACTGATAATTCCTTTTATACCTGATGAATAATtttgttaagaaagaaaattctgttttgCTTAAAAAAATAGTCCTAGGAACCAAATGCCAGTGTGAATGTGTTGGGTCAGGAAATCACAAAAAGTGTGAAGAAATGTGGTGTGGATGTCATGTCCTGTATGCGGTCAACACTTGTCAAATGTCTTATTCCCATGGTGCTGGCTGTGATGTCACAAGTAGAACAAACCTACTCTGTACCATGTACAGTTCATCTTCATAGGGTTGTTTACTGCTGTACACTGCTGGCTTCCTTATTTAATGCCTAATGCTTTGTTTGTGTCCTCAGCCCAAGGAAGTCCTCAGCCGTGCCGATGGTGCTTTTTCAATTGCAACTGCAGACAGCTCTGAATGTCCAAACAGACATCATAAATTCTGCTGCAGCTGAACATGGAATCCAAGTCGAGATAACCATGTGCTCTGGGAGCTCATGATTTGTCATTAACCTTGTGCTTAGCCTCGATTGCTCTTCCTTCTCCAATAAACTCTTTGCAGAAAAATAATCTATGTTTGCAATTCTTTGATGCTTTCTATCAAAGCAACTGTGAGAGGCAAACCAGTGTACttgattttttcccttttaaggTTTTTGATCTAAAAATTTGTCTGTGAAAGACCTTTAAAATATAGAACATATTGATAAGTCCTTTTATACTTGATGAGTAATtctgttaagaaagaaaattctgttttgctttaaaaaataaacttaggaACCAAATACCAGTGTATTTTTCTTAGACAGGACTCTTCTGAGCCATGTAGCAGAATCTTCAGTGAATCCTTTGTTAAAGAAGTCTTGGTTACATTTTAGCAGTCATATCAAGGATCAGAGGTGGTTAGGTACAAAGACCCAGGACATTCTGCTCTGTCTGTCAACTCTTCTGTCCATTAGATTATACTCACCCACAAAAATGAGTCCCACATATTTATGATCCTTTTGTTCACTTGAAGGACATTATGTCATAACCTGTCTATAGCTATTGTGAACTCAGAGGCAATGAAgatggttgaacaagtgtctgTTTGGGAGGATCGTGAGTCCTTAGGCATTTGCCGAGGTGTAGTACAACTGTGTCATGGAGTTTTCCATGCAGTCTTGTGAGAATTCTCTGCACTGACTTCCTTAGATCCAGTGCCAGCTTGCCAACCCACTAACAGTGCCTGAGGGTCCCCCTTTCCCTTGACTCTCACTCCCACGTGTTGACaattgttttcttgatcttagtcattctgactaggGTTAGATGAATTCAAAacatcaaagttttaaaaatacagttcttGGCTACTTCTACTAGGTATTTGAAAATTTCCATCTACGGATTAGCCTATTGGCATCATACTCACCACTGCACAAATGTTTTCCAGATATACCCCTTCTCCAAACACacaaattcatttccttttttttacaaaatttcctttttttaaatcatctagGCCAATTTGTGCAGCTCCTATATCTTTAGGTTTTCCTACTGGAATATGATACATTCGTGAAGAGATACACCCAGATAGAACTCTCTCTTTCACCTAGCAGCTAACAATTGGCAATAACTCCACTGCAAGGCGTACAGTTTTTTTATTCAACTCCCAGCTGCACGCTAGAATTTGGTGTGACTTGGGCTTGCACAGTACTGCAATGTCACCTCAAACATTCCTGATCTCATTTCaatcatcttatttttattttccaaaattctCTGTTCAGATTTGTTTGTGATCCATATAGGTTGTTTTATCAACTGTCTTAATGTACTGTcctagttctttgtatattttggaaaaCAACCATAGAAAGTGTAAACCTTAGAAAGGGTCTTTACCACACTGTGAGCTTCTCTTTACTGGATTGAGTATTTCCTTTGCTATAGGGAGGGTTTAGTTTTATAAGGTCCTATTGACAGTTGTAGGCCCCAATCTAAAATGATTATCCCTAGACGCATATCCCTGGACATATGAGCAATGCTAAATAGACTctgttatacatatatgtatgcctttatacacattaaaattatgtgtacatgtatataatgtaacaATTATAATTTAAGATGAGATAGTACATAGCTcttcataaatataataaatatcttaGCCCTGTTGTCCatgatttataaaatgtttaaaagctcATAATGTTCTGTGGCATTAAGCCCATAGTTTTTAAGTCCCTTATCATTTCCACTGTCTTTGGTAAatcttgggttttctgtttttgcaATTTCCTTGCATAAATATACAATCATGGCTCTCATGAACCTTGTCATTCCAACATAAACAGTAAGTGCAGATGAAGAAGGACAGAAGATGGCGCTactgagtcagagacagcaagtgaCCTTGTTGACACTGAGGACATGTTTCCTGTGttattcttgcttttctgtcccTCTGGACACAATCTTCCTTCCATGCTCAGCCAGCACACATATTTTTACTCGAGATCCAGAACTGATCCTGGACTGTTGCCTCTACCCTTGAGCCTGACTAATTGGTGAACTCAGTGTGCCAGCTTTTCTCCTCTGGTTCAAAGACATTCAGATCACACTCTGCTGCAGTGCTGACCACAGGTTAGGGCCATAGCCTCagtgcttctttttctctcactcACCTTGTATGCACACACCAacatttcttctttagtttctaacttcttattgaaaatattgttcttcataaaatattttctgatcaCGTGTTCCcctctcccagcttctcccaATCACTCCTCACCTTCCAACcccatgctttctctctctctctctctctctctctctctctctctctctctctctttctctctctctctctgtctctctcctcctctctctaacatgcaggtaaagaaaacaaacaataataaaacaaacaaacaataactcAGAAAAGGCATgagacattcatacacacagacacacacacacacacacacacacacacactcacacactctcacacacacacacacatagagaaacatggaaaaaattggaaaccataatatacaagtaaacaaacaataaagttaaagaaaaaaatgctctgtctggtggtggtggcacattcctttaatctcagcagatgAGAAGTGGNNNNNNNNNNNNNNNNNNNNNNNNNNNNNNNNNNNNNNNNNNNNNNNNNNNNNNNNNNNNNNNNNNNNNNNNNNNNNNNNNNNNNNNNNNNNNNNNNNNNNNNNNNNNNNNNNNNNNNNNNNNNNNNNNNNNNNNNNNNNNNNNNNNNNNNNNNNNNNNNNNNNNNNNNNNNNNNNNNNNNNNNNNNNNNNNNNNNNNNNNNNNNNNNNNNNNNNNNNNNNNNNNNNNNNNNNNNNNNNNNNNNNNNNNNNNNNNNNNNNNNNNNNNNATATCCTAAGGAGAGGCTGTGAGACCAAAGGAGAGAATTTCCAGATACCCCCTAAAGAGAGGCCCAGAAGCTCTGTAGGAGCAGCCACAGCCTTCAGATCAGGACTCCCACTGAGCCTTCTACCTGTCTCCACAATTTTTCTCCTTGATATCTCTCACAAATTTTTCCCTTCTCCTTGTCTTTCATTCTACTCATAATTCAACATAGGAACAAAAATCCATTTCCATTGTTACTGGAGATATTTCCAACTTATTTCTCATAATTTGAATGCCTAGagagatatacatatatttaattttttccagtgttatttttgaaaattgaGATTAATTTGCCCATAATGTgtaatacatattttacatttttaatgtacaACTTCTTTGTTTCATAAGgctttttctgtctccttcaaGTGAATGTCTTGCTGAACATCTGTGAATAACAGAGGATGTCTGTGTGGGGTATAAAGAAAGTTGGTCCCCAGCAAGCttgttacttatttttaagattacaGGTCATGGCACAGACTTTTGTGCTCCCACCACATGTACAGTACTGAACCACAAGACAGGTAGTTGTGTcaatactttatttcttcttacaaTTCTCTGAGTCCCACAGTCTTTGATGAGCCAATTTTTCCCGTCCTTGGTTTGTGCCGTAGCGCAGGGTGGACACCAATAGAACCCCAGCCACAGTTTCCTGGACAGACCATGCCTGTTTACTAAAAATTGGTCACATACGCAAATTATGTCTCACAATGCTGATCATTAGCTTTACTTCAACTATTTATAGATAAAAGAATGGGAGTTCTCATTCAGTCTCAAAAGCAGGGATGTGTCAAGCATATACTCAAATTAGGTGATCAGTCAACTGTTGGGTTCTTGGCACAGAACACAAATAGTCCCACTCTGAGAATAGCTAGTTCTGTGAAATGAAAGACAATTGNNNNNNNNNNNNNNNNNNNNNNNNNNNNNNNNNNNNNNNNNNNNNNNNNNNNNNNNNNNNNNNNNNNNNNNNNNNNNNNNNNNNNNNNNNNNNNNNNNNNNNNNNNNNNNNNNNNNNNNNNNNNNNNNNNNNNNNNNNNNNNNNNNNNNNNNNNNNNNNNNNNNNNNNNNNNNNNNNNNNNNNNNNNNNNNNNNNNNNNNNNNNNNNNNNNNNNNNNNNNNNNNNNNNNNNNNNNNNNNNNNNNNNNNNNNNNNNNNNNNNNNNNNNNNNNNNNNNNNNNNNNNNNNNNNNNNNNNNNNNNNNNNNNNNNNNNNNNNNNNNNNNNNNNNNNNNNNNNNNNNNNNNNNNNNNNNNNNNNNNNNNNNNNNNNNNNNNNNNNNNNNNNNNNNNNNNNNNNNNNNNNNNNNNNNNNNNNNNNNNNNNNNNNNNNNNNNNNNNNNNNNNNNNNNNNNNNNNNNNNNNNNNNNNNNNNNNNNNNNNNNNNNNNNNNNNNNNNNNNNNNNNNNNNNNNNNNNNNNNNNNNNNNNNNNNNNNNNNNNNNNNNNNNNNNNNNNNNNNNNNNNNNNNNNNNNNNNNNNNNNNNNNNNNNNNNNNNNNNNNNNNNNNNNNNNNNNNNNNNNNNNNNNNNNNNNNNNNNNNNNNNNNNNNNNNNNNNNNNNNNNNNNNNNNNNNNNNNNNNNNNNNNNNNNNNNNNNNNNNNNNNNNNNNNNNNNNNNNNNNNNNNNNNNNNNNNNNNNNNNNNNNNNNNNNNNNNNNNNNNNNNNNNNNNNNNNNNNNNNNNNNNNNNNNNNNNNNNNNNNNNNNNNNNNNNNNNNNNNNNNNNNNNNNNNNNNNNNNNNNNNNNNNNNNNNNNNNNNNNNNNNNNNNNNNNNNNNNNNNNNNNNNNNNNNNNNNNNNNNNNNNNNNNNNNNNNNNNNNNNNNNNNNNNNNNNNNNNNNNNNNNNNNNNNNNNNNNNNNNNNNNNNNNNNNNNNNNNNNNNNNNNNNNNNNNNNNNNNNNNNNNNNNNNNNNNNNNNNNNNNNNNNNNNNNNNNNNNNNNNNNNNNNNNNNNNNNNNNNNNNNNNNNNNNNNNNNNNNNNNNNNNNNNNNNNNNNNNNNNNNNNNNNNNNNNNNNNNNNNNNNNNNNNNNNNNNNNNNNNNNNNNNNNNNNNNNNNNNNNNNNNNNNNNNNNNNNNNNNNNNNNNNNNNNNNNNNNNNNNNNNNNNNNNNNNNNNNNNNNNNNNNNNNNNNNNNNNNNNNNNNNNNNNNNNNNNNNNNNNNNNNNNNNNNNNNNNNNNNNNNNNNNNNNNNNNNNNNNNNNNNNNNNNNNNNNNNNNNNNNNNNNNNNNNNNNNNNNNNNNNNNNNNNNNNNNNNNNNNNNNNNNNNNNNNNNNNNNNNNNNNNNNNNNNNNNNNNNNNNNNNNNNNNNNNNNNNNNNNNNNNNNNNNNNNNNNNNNNNNNNNNNNNNNNNNNNNNNNNNNNNNNNNNNNNNNNNNNNNNNNNNNNNNNNNNNNNNNNNNNNNNNNNNNNNNNNNNNNNNNNNNNNNNNNNNNNNNNNNNNNNNNNNNNNNNNNNNNNNNNNNNNNNNNNNNNNNNNNNNNNNNNNNNNNNNNNNNNNNNNNNNNNNNNNNNNNNNNNNNNNNNNNNNNNNNNNNNNNNNNNNNNNNNNNNNNNNNNNNNNNNNNNNNNNNNNNNNNNNNNNNNNNNNNNNNNNNatgtatgtatatatgtataggagATTCCAAGATATGTTTTAATGTACTAAGTATAAGTTAGAAGAGAAGAAACTGTGAGTAGTTAATGTTATATTTCAGTATTTAAGTTTAACCATAGAGTCTATTTCGCTCTACCTATTAGAAGAAATTACAGGCATTAGAGAAGTGTAAGAGCATGTATAGGCATAAGGATGAAGGTGGGTTCCAGGAATTCCTACAAGAAAAGGCAGTAAGAAAAATCCTCACATCCCAGAAGGAACAATAGGTCCTATGGATCTTGATTCCTACCAGCAGAGTTGTTCCAGCTGCTTGCTCTGATGTAGCTAGCACAGCAAACCCATCCATCTCAGCATGGGACTTCTCTCAGATTCTCTGCTGTTGTGTAGTAGGTCTAATTTTAGTGTCTAATGTTCTCTGTGTCTTTAGATTCAACACTGGAACATTTTTTCATAAAAAGATATCTACCAGAAGACATTGTCTTAAAGACTTGTGTTACAGGATGAAGCTCATCTCTATGTTTTATAATGGAAGTAGACAAACAGTAAACTGGTAAACTACTTTCTTATTACATAGGGATTGTTAATACTATGTCTTAAACTTGCTTTTTCCTCAGGcccctgtaactttaattttttcaaacaatatttttttattttacttttttcattgctttttttattggatattttctttatttatacttcaaatgttttcccctttccaggtatcctctttggaaacaccctatcccatcctctttcccgctgcctctatgagggtgctcccccacccacctactcactcctATCTTCCTAccatagcattcccctacactggggcattaataccctcaggtccaagggcctctcctcccattggtgtccaacaaggccatactctgccacatatgtggaaacgtcatgggtccctccatgtgtattctttggttggtggtccagtcctctGGTGGATCTGGCATGTTGATaatgttgctccctccatggagctgcaaatcccctcagctccttcagtacattctccaactccttcatctgGGAGATTCCCgcactcagtgcaatggttggctgtaagcaatctgcctct from Mastomys coucha isolate ucsf_1 unplaced genomic scaffold, UCSF_Mcou_1 pScaffold22, whole genome shotgun sequence includes:
- the LOC116104743 gene encoding alpha-defensin-related sequence 10-like; the encoded protein is MKTLVLLSALVLLAFQVQANPIQERDEQTKSEEQPGEEGQGVFSEGPEGSPIQDAAQGSPQPCRWCFFNCNCRQL